Proteins from one Pagrus major chromosome 1, Pma_NU_1.0 genomic window:
- the LOC141003243 gene encoding SEC14-like protein 1: MVQKYQSPVRVYKHPFELVMAAYERRFPTCHLIPMFVASDVVDEENSEDGSTQKIERRCALDVDAPRLLKRIAGVDYVYFIQKNTLNRNERTLHIESHNETFSNRVIIHETCCYSVHPDNEDWTCFEQTASLDIKSFFGFESTVEKIAMKQYASSIKKGKEIIEFYLKELEDEGITHVPRWTPSSLPLPLPRPTSLATSPPVLPKLAVTPAVSIPLPTDAKDSSSQDTKQDNSALQADSLTEILAGTPEDKLDADYIKRYLGDLTPLQESCLIRLRKWLQETHKGKIPKDEHILRFLRARDFNMDKAREILCQSLTWRKQHQVDYLLETWTSPQVLQDYYTGGWHHHDRDGRPLYILRLGQMDTKGLVRALGEESLLRHVLSINEEGLRRCEENTKVFGRPISCWTCLVDLEGLNMRHLWRPGVKALLRIIEVVEANYPETLGRLLILRAPRVFPVLWTLVSPFIDENTRKKFLIYAGNDYQGPGGLVDYIDKEIIPDFLGGECMCEVPEGGLVPKSMYRTAEELENEDVRLWTETIYQSASVFKGAPHEVLIEIIDASSVITWDFDMCKGDVVFNIYHSKRAPQPPRKEALAAHGITSPGGNNVQLIDKSWTLGQDYSMVESPLTCKEGESVQGSHITRWPGFYILQWKFHNMPACSATNLPRVDDVLATLQVSSHKCKVMYYTEVLGSEDFRGSMTSLESSHSGFSQLSAATTSSSQSQSSSMISR, from the exons GCCTATGAGCGCCGGTTCCCCACCTGTCACCTCATCCCCATGTTTGTGGCGAGTGACGTGGTGGATGAGGAGAACAGCGAGGACGGTTCTACCCAAAAGATTGAGCGCCGCTGTGCCTTGGATGTTGACGCCCCGCGCCTGCTCAAAAGG aTTGCGGGTGTGGACTACGTCTACTTCATCCAGAAAAACACGCTGAACCGAAATGAGAGGACACTTCACATCGAGTCCCATAATGAGACCTTCTCCAACAGGGTCATCATCCATGAGACCTGCTGCTATTCG GTTCATCCGGACAATGAGGACTGGACGTGTTTTGAGCAGACGGCGAGTCTGGACATCAAGTCCTTCTTCGGCTTTGAGAGTACAGTGGAAAAGATTGCTATGAAGCAGTACGCCAGCAGTATCAAaaag GGAAAAGAAATCATAGAGTTCTACCTGAAGGAGCTAGAAGATGAAGGGATCACCCATGTGCCACGCTGGACTCCCTCCTCCCTGCCCCTGCCTCTCCCCAGGCCAACCAGCCTCGCCACCAGCCCACCAGTCCTTCCCAAACTCGCAGTCACACCCGCTGTTTCTATCCCGCTGCCCACCGACGCTAAGGACAGCAGCTCTCAGGACACCAAGCAAGACAACAGCGCACTTCAGGCAGACAGCCTGACAGAGATCCTGGCCGGTACACCTGAAG ataaGTTGGATGCAGACTATATCAAACGTTACCTAGGTGACCTGACCCCCCTGCAGGAGAGCTGTCTAATCAGACTTCGCAAATGGCTGCAGGAGACACACAAGGGAAAG ATCCCTAAGGACGAACATATATTGCGTTTCCTGCGCGCCAGGGACTTCAACATGGACAAGGCGCGGGAGATCCTGTGCCAGTCGCTGACCTGGAGGAAGCAGCACCAGGTGGACTACCTGCTGGAGACCTGGACCTCACCACAGGTCCTCCAGGACTACTACACCGGGGGCTGGCACCACCATGATAGAG ATGGTCGTCCATTGTACATCTTGAGGTTGGGCCAGATGGACACCAAAGGACTTGTCCGTGCTCTTGGAGAAGAGTCTCTTCTCAGACAT GTGCTGTCTATTAATGAGGAGGGTCTGAGACGTTGCGAGGAGAACACCAAGGTGTTTGGCCGACCCATCAG CTGTTGGACGTGCCTGGTGGACCTGGAGGGGCTAAACATGCGTCACCTGTGGCGACCTGGAGTCAAGGCGCTGCTGAGGATCATCGAGGTGGTGGAGGCCAACTACCCAGAGACTCTGGGACGGCTGCTTATCTTGAGGGCTCCCAGAGTATTCCCTGTCCTCTGGACACTG GTGAGTCCATTCATTGATGAAAACACCCGCAAGAAGTTCCTCATCTATGCAGGCAATGACTACCAGGGTCCTGGAGGGCTCGTGGACTACATAGACAAGGAGATAATCCCTGACTTCCTGGGAGGAGAGTGTATG TGTGAGGTACCAGAAGGTGGCCTGGTTCCCAAGTCGATGTACCGCACGGCCGAGGAGCTGGAGAACGAAGATGTCCGCCTGTGGACTGAGACGATCTACCAGAGCGCCAGCGTCTTCAAGGGAGCGCCACACGAG GTTCTGATTGAGATCATCGACGCCTCCTCAGTAATCACCTGGGACTTTGACATGTGCAAAGGCGATGTGGTTTTCAACATCTACCACTCCAAGCGGGCCCCTCAGCCTCCACGTAAAGAAGCCCTGGCAGCCCACGGCATCACATCCCCAGGAGGCAACAATGTCCAGCTTATCGACAAGTCATGGACGCTGGGGCAGGATTACAGCATGGTGGAGTCCCCACTCACCTGCAAGGAGGGTGAGAGTGTGCAG GGTTCTCACATCACACGGTGGCCAGGTTTCTACATCCTCCAGTGGAAGTTCCACAACATGCCAGCCTGCTCGGCCACCAACCTGCCCCGAGTGGACGACGTTCTCGCCACCCTGCAAGTCTCGTCGCACAAGTGTAAAGTCATGTACTACACCGAGGTGTTGGGCTCTGAGGACTTTAG GGGTTCGATGACCAGCCTGGAGTCGAGCCACAGCGGCTTCTCTCAGCTCAGCGccgccaccacctcctccagccaGTCGCAATCCAGCTCGATGATCTCCAGGTAG
- the LOC140995244 gene encoding endonuclease V-like encodes MFASPAEDLVKQWESEQARLRQQVVEEDTEDWQRSPDFSGLERVGGVDLSFIKGDDVNACAQLVVLSYPDLEVLYEDSQMVTLTAPYIAGFLAFRETPFLLEALQRLEGNQPELLPQVVFVDGNGLFHYREFGLACHLGVLSGLPCVGVAKNLLQVQGVYKNDEHQSQIAALQKGGDSFPLTAASGKVLGKALRSSDKSSKPVYVSVGHKISVDTAVRLTHSCCRYRVPEPVRQADCRSREYLRIHFPAADT; translated from the exons ATGTTTGCTTCTCCTGCAGAGGATCTGGTGAAGCAGTGGGAGAG TGAGCAGGCCCGTCTCAGGCagcaggtggtggaggaggacacTGAGGACTGGCAGAGGAGTCCAGACTTCTCGGGCCTGGAGAGAGTCGGAGGTGTGGATCTTTCCTTCATCAAAGGGGACGACGTCAACGCCTGCGCCCAGCTCGTGGTGCTCAGCTACCCCGACCTGGAG GTGCTGTATGAGGATAGTCAGATGGTGACCCTGACTGCCCCCTATATAGCTGGCTTCCTGGCTTTCAGAGAGACCCCCTTCCTCCTGGAAGCTCTGCAGCGGCTGGAGGGGAACCAGCCTGAACTTCTGCCTCAG GTGGTGTTTGTGGATGGGAATGGTCTCTTCCATTACAGAG AGTTCGGCCTGGCGTGTCATCTGGGAGTGCTTTCAGGGCTGCCGTGTGTGGGCGTGGCCAagaacctgctgcaggtgcagGGTGTGTACAAGAACGATGAACACCAGTCACAG ATAGCTGCTCTGCAGAAAGGAGGAGACAGTTTCCCACTCACAGCCGCCTCAGGCAAAGTGCTCGGAAAG GCACTACGGAGCTCCGACAAGAGCTCCAAGCCCGTGTATGTGTCCGTCGGCCACAAGATCAGTGTGGACACAGCTGTACGCCTCACACACTCCTGCTGCCGCTACCGCGTCCCAGAGCCCGTcagacag